From a single Leopardus geoffroyi isolate Oge1 chromosome E1, O.geoffroyi_Oge1_pat1.0, whole genome shotgun sequence genomic region:
- the TRIM16 gene encoding tripartite motif-containing protein 16 isoform X2, translating into MKKIWVKAVKSCLTCMVNYCEEHLRPHQENSKLHSHQLTEPVKDRDLRTCPAHRSPLVAFCRPDGQCVCQECGQDEHRGHALVSLDAARRDKEAELRDTQLELERKLRLNENAIARLQANHKSVLVSVSEVKAVAEEQFGELLAAVRKAQTEVMLFLEEKEQAALSQASGIRTHLEHRSTQMERRRQELESIASISNTVLFLEEYCKFKNTEDGAFPSVYIGLKDKLSGVRKVITDSTVHLIQLLQNYKVQLQDFCKEEEYDIRTQVSAVVQRKYWTSKPEPSTRHQFLQYACDISFDPDTAHRYLRLQEDNRKVTNTTPWEHPYPDLPSRFVHWRQVLSQQSLYLHRYYFEVETSGAGTYVGLTCRGIDRKGDERNGCISGNDFSWSLHWNGKEFTAWHSDTETPLKARPFRRLGIYVDFPGGILSFYGVESDAMTLVHKFECKFSEPVYPAFWLSKKENAIRIMDLGEEPEKPMPTSVQAAP; encoded by the exons atgaaaaaaatctg GGTGAAGGCGGTCAAGTCCTGCCTGACCTGCATGGTGAACTATTGTGAGGAGCACCTGCGGCCTCACCAGGAGAACAGCAAACTGCACAGCCACCAGCTGACCGAGCCCGTGAAGGACCGGGACCTGCGCACCTGCCCTGCCCACCGCAGCCCGCTGGTCGCCTTCTGCCGCCCCGATGGGCAGTGCGTCTGCCAGGAGTGCGGCCAGGACGAGCACAGGGGCCACGCCTTGGTCTCCTTGGATGCCGCCCGCAGGGACAAGGAG GCTGAACTTCGGGACACCCAGTTAGAGCTGGAACGGAAACTCAGGTTGAATGAAAACGCCATCGCCAGGCTCCAAGCCAACCACAAATCCGTTTTG GTGTCAGTGTCGGAGGTGAAGGCGGTGGCCGAGGAGCAGTTTGGGGAGCTGCTTGCTGCCGTGAGGAAGGCCCAGACCGAGGTGATGCTCTTCTTGGAGGAGAAGGAGCAAGCCGCACTGAGCCAGGCCAGCGGCATCCGGACGCATCTGGAGCACAGGAGCACacagatggagaggaggaggcaggagctggagagCATTGCCTCCATCAGTAACACCGTCCTCTTCCTGGAG GAGTACTGCAAGTTTAAGAACACTGAGGACGGTGCCTTCCCGAGTGTTTACATAGGACTCAAGGATAAGCTCTCGGGCGTCCGCAAGGTCATCACAGACTCCACCGTTCACTTAATCCAGTTGCTACAGAACTACAAGGTCCAGCTCCAGGATTTCTGCAAGGAAG AGGAATATGATATCAGAACTCAAGTGTCTGCTGTGGTCCAGCGCAAGTACTGGACCTCAAAACCTGAGCCCAGCACCCGGCACCAGTTCCTGCAGT ATGCATGTGACATCTCGTTTGACCCGGACACGGCCCACAGGTATCTCCGGCTGCAGGAGGACAATCGCAAGGTCACCAACACCACGCCCTGGGAGCATCCCTACCCGGACCTCCCCAGCAGGTTTGTGCACTGGCGGCAGGTGCTGTCGCAGCAGAGCCTGTACCTGCACAGGTACTATTTTGAGGTAGAGACCTCCGGGGCGGGCACCTACGTTGGCCTCACCTGCAGAGGCATCGACCGGAAGGGGGATGAGCGCAACGGTTGCATCTCTGGGAACGACTTCTCCTGGAGCCTCCACTGGAATGGGAAGGAGTTCACAGCCTGGCACAGTGACACGGAGACCCCGCTCAAAGCCAGACCTTTCCGGAGGCTGGGGATCTACGTCGACTTTCCGGGAGGGATCCTGTCCTTCTACGGCGTGGAGTCTGACGCCATGACtctggttcacaagtttgagtgCAAGTTTTCGGAGCCGGTCTACCCTGCCTTCTGGCTTTCCAAGAAGGAAAACGCCATCCGGATCATGGATCTGGGAGAGGAGCCCGAGAAGCCAATGCCAACTTCAGTGCAGGCTGCTCCCTAG
- the TRIM16 gene encoding tripartite motif-containing protein 16 isoform X1, which yields MAELDLMAPGPLPGISAHPLATVSPDSGSASPAEEEDTGSLGSPQGEPEAQDGGSEGQGAPDSAAAGEEEEEEEVLCDFCLGTCRVKAVKSCLTCMVNYCEEHLRPHQENSKLHSHQLTEPVKDRDLRTCPAHRSPLVAFCRPDGQCVCQECGQDEHRGHALVSLDAARRDKEAELRDTQLELERKLRLNENAIARLQANHKSVLVSVSEVKAVAEEQFGELLAAVRKAQTEVMLFLEEKEQAALSQASGIRTHLEHRSTQMERRRQELESIASISNTVLFLEEYCKFKNTEDGAFPSVYIGLKDKLSGVRKVITDSTVHLIQLLQNYKVQLQDFCKEEEYDIRTQVSAVVQRKYWTSKPEPSTRHQFLQYACDISFDPDTAHRYLRLQEDNRKVTNTTPWEHPYPDLPSRFVHWRQVLSQQSLYLHRYYFEVETSGAGTYVGLTCRGIDRKGDERNGCISGNDFSWSLHWNGKEFTAWHSDTETPLKARPFRRLGIYVDFPGGILSFYGVESDAMTLVHKFECKFSEPVYPAFWLSKKENAIRIMDLGEEPEKPMPTSVQAAP from the exons ATGGCCGAGCTGGACCTCATGGCTCCAGGGCCACTGCCTGGGATCAGCGCTCACCCTCTGGCCACTGTCAGCCCAGACTCTGGGTCGGCCAGCCCGGCTGAAGAAGAGGACACGGGCTCCCTGGGGAGCCCCCAGGGGGAGCCAGAGGCACAGGACGGCGGCTCTGAAGGGCAGGGGGCTCCAGATAGCGCTGctgctggggaggaagaggaggaggaggaggtcctATGTGACTTCTGTCTCGGCACCTGCAGGGTGAAGGCGGTCAAGTCCTGCCTGACCTGCATGGTGAACTATTGTGAGGAGCACCTGCGGCCTCACCAGGAGAACAGCAAACTGCACAGCCACCAGCTGACCGAGCCCGTGAAGGACCGGGACCTGCGCACCTGCCCTGCCCACCGCAGCCCGCTGGTCGCCTTCTGCCGCCCCGATGGGCAGTGCGTCTGCCAGGAGTGCGGCCAGGACGAGCACAGGGGCCACGCCTTGGTCTCCTTGGATGCCGCCCGCAGGGACAAGGAG GCTGAACTTCGGGACACCCAGTTAGAGCTGGAACGGAAACTCAGGTTGAATGAAAACGCCATCGCCAGGCTCCAAGCCAACCACAAATCCGTTTTG GTGTCAGTGTCGGAGGTGAAGGCGGTGGCCGAGGAGCAGTTTGGGGAGCTGCTTGCTGCCGTGAGGAAGGCCCAGACCGAGGTGATGCTCTTCTTGGAGGAGAAGGAGCAAGCCGCACTGAGCCAGGCCAGCGGCATCCGGACGCATCTGGAGCACAGGAGCACacagatggagaggaggaggcaggagctggagagCATTGCCTCCATCAGTAACACCGTCCTCTTCCTGGAG GAGTACTGCAAGTTTAAGAACACTGAGGACGGTGCCTTCCCGAGTGTTTACATAGGACTCAAGGATAAGCTCTCGGGCGTCCGCAAGGTCATCACAGACTCCACCGTTCACTTAATCCAGTTGCTACAGAACTACAAGGTCCAGCTCCAGGATTTCTGCAAGGAAG AGGAATATGATATCAGAACTCAAGTGTCTGCTGTGGTCCAGCGCAAGTACTGGACCTCAAAACCTGAGCCCAGCACCCGGCACCAGTTCCTGCAGT ATGCATGTGACATCTCGTTTGACCCGGACACGGCCCACAGGTATCTCCGGCTGCAGGAGGACAATCGCAAGGTCACCAACACCACGCCCTGGGAGCATCCCTACCCGGACCTCCCCAGCAGGTTTGTGCACTGGCGGCAGGTGCTGTCGCAGCAGAGCCTGTACCTGCACAGGTACTATTTTGAGGTAGAGACCTCCGGGGCGGGCACCTACGTTGGCCTCACCTGCAGAGGCATCGACCGGAAGGGGGATGAGCGCAACGGTTGCATCTCTGGGAACGACTTCTCCTGGAGCCTCCACTGGAATGGGAAGGAGTTCACAGCCTGGCACAGTGACACGGAGACCCCGCTCAAAGCCAGACCTTTCCGGAGGCTGGGGATCTACGTCGACTTTCCGGGAGGGATCCTGTCCTTCTACGGCGTGGAGTCTGACGCCATGACtctggttcacaagtttgagtgCAAGTTTTCGGAGCCGGTCTACCCTGCCTTCTGGCTTTCCAAGAAGGAAAACGCCATCCGGATCATGGATCTGGGAGAGGAGCCCGAGAAGCCAATGCCAACTTCAGTGCAGGCTGCTCCCTAG